Proteins encoded together in one Orrella marina window:
- a CDS encoding salicylate synthase produces the protein MKADISELPMSTCDKPMPLGHCLAQWARNYGDRIALINETGQCLSYAQLHDRVEHIASGLHAAGLRAGDHAMVHMPNTFGFFYSFFALLRVGVIPVMAMPNQREQDIDALMALAQPTAYFIPDDVGEHDYLTLAQRMQARHESLRLVVMDGDVEHETRNVQILTALKGSACPWPEQDGRDTAVLLLSGGTTGMPKLIPRTHGDYFYNFTASARLCGFDREMVFLAVLPAAHNFTLASPGVLGTFQCGGTVVTSVSASCDEAMPLIEKYKVTHVALVPPLAKLWVEGREWEDSDLSSLKLIQVGGARLEAGLARQLVDVIGCKLQQVFGMAEGLLCYTRLDDPLNTIIQTQGRPLSPKDEVRIVDEDDHDVPEGQAGQLLTRGPYTIRGYFRAPVQNASSFTEDGFYRSGDLVRRDANGNLIVEGRIKEQINRCGEKISTAEIEEAISLLHGVHVAAAVGVPDELLGERICVFIKPEGSQTIDPLHIKTALREGGLSDYKVPDQIETIFEWPLTAAKKVDKRRLVAVALQRASVSPDAKSSSYLHESMTTNAPPFELAVKVAEVIRHETINYVLYERHGEWTLGLECAMRITVDSDGTVCRSDGNSWRSTSVSESIEQALADIPFDNWRAYGRAEFEFAYLTYGLENPHSAGPLLTIVIPKSEIRIRLGTVQLRTLDSAEMPQLVAIVEAAEKNGLPRVDSPIALDVRSTGSVQYRDIVASAVQDMRQGRYQKVILSRAVEIPSGVDMVASYYAGRKSNTPVRSFLLKDGEFQAYGFSPEIVVTVDAEGNVATQPLAGTRALTGAPEKDQQLRKELESDVKEIAEHAVSVKLAVQEMLQACQAESVVVDEFMTVQERGSVQHLASHVKGVLTPGASAWTAFEKLFPAVTASGIPKREALESINRHEGRARGLYSGCVLIAESDGSLDAALVLRSAYRDAGRASLQAGAGLVPHSTPEREWEETCEKLTSVGPYLISSKEH, from the coding sequence ATGAAAGCCGACATTTCCGAATTGCCCATGAGCACATGCGATAAACCCATGCCTCTTGGGCATTGTCTTGCGCAGTGGGCACGCAACTACGGCGACCGAATTGCGCTGATCAATGAGACGGGTCAATGCTTGTCCTATGCGCAGTTGCACGACCGTGTCGAGCACATTGCCAGCGGCTTGCATGCCGCTGGCCTGCGTGCTGGCGACCATGCCATGGTGCATATGCCAAACACCTTCGGCTTCTTCTATTCGTTCTTCGCGCTCCTGCGTGTGGGGGTCATCCCCGTGATGGCGATGCCCAATCAACGGGAGCAGGACATCGATGCATTGATGGCCCTGGCGCAACCGACGGCCTACTTCATTCCCGATGATGTTGGCGAACATGACTATCTGACGCTGGCACAACGCATGCAGGCCAGGCATGAGAGCCTCCGGTTGGTTGTAATGGATGGAGACGTCGAGCACGAAACACGCAACGTCCAGATCCTGACTGCACTCAAGGGTTCCGCATGCCCCTGGCCCGAGCAGGATGGGCGCGACACCGCTGTACTGCTGCTTTCGGGCGGCACAACGGGAATGCCAAAGCTGATTCCCCGCACCCATGGGGACTATTTCTACAACTTCACCGCTTCCGCCAGACTTTGTGGATTCGATCGGGAAATGGTGTTCCTGGCGGTGCTTCCGGCCGCGCACAACTTTACGCTCGCATCTCCGGGTGTGCTCGGAACCTTTCAGTGCGGCGGCACCGTCGTGACATCGGTCTCTGCCAGTTGCGATGAAGCCATGCCGCTGATCGAGAAGTACAAGGTGACGCATGTAGCGTTGGTGCCGCCGCTGGCCAAGCTGTGGGTGGAGGGCCGCGAATGGGAGGATAGTGACCTATCCAGCCTGAAGCTGATACAGGTGGGCGGTGCCCGTCTGGAGGCGGGATTGGCCCGGCAACTGGTCGATGTCATCGGCTGCAAATTGCAGCAGGTCTTTGGCATGGCCGAGGGGCTGCTGTGCTACACGCGCCTGGACGATCCGCTGAACACGATCATCCAGACCCAGGGGCGCCCCTTGTCCCCCAAAGATGAGGTTCGAATCGTCGATGAGGACGACCATGACGTTCCTGAAGGTCAAGCCGGGCAGTTGCTTACCCGAGGTCCGTACACGATTCGTGGCTACTTCCGGGCACCAGTACAGAACGCGTCCAGTTTCACCGAGGATGGCTTTTACCGTTCCGGCGACCTGGTACGTCGCGACGCGAATGGCAATCTGATTGTGGAAGGTCGCATCAAGGAACAGATCAACCGCTGCGGCGAAAAAATCTCTACGGCCGAGATCGAAGAAGCGATCAGTTTGCTTCACGGCGTCCATGTCGCCGCCGCGGTCGGTGTCCCAGACGAACTGCTGGGCGAACGCATCTGCGTTTTCATCAAGCCGGAAGGTAGTCAGACGATTGACCCTCTACACATCAAGACGGCGCTGCGCGAAGGTGGTTTGAGCGACTACAAGGTGCCGGATCAGATCGAAACCATCTTCGAATGGCCCCTGACCGCGGCCAAGAAGGTCGACAAGCGCCGCCTGGTCGCGGTCGCCCTCCAACGCGCCTCAGTTTCTCCGGATGCCAAGTCTTCGAGTTACCTGCATGAGTCGATGACAACGAATGCGCCGCCGTTCGAGTTGGCGGTCAAAGTGGCCGAAGTTATTCGGCACGAAACCATCAACTACGTCTTGTACGAACGTCACGGCGAATGGACATTGGGTCTGGAATGCGCCATGAGGATCACAGTAGATTCGGATGGAACGGTTTGCCGCAGTGATGGGAATTCGTGGCGATCAACGTCTGTCAGCGAGAGCATCGAACAGGCCCTGGCCGACATCCCGTTCGATAACTGGCGTGCTTATGGCCGTGCCGAATTCGAGTTCGCCTATCTGACGTATGGCCTGGAAAATCCGCACAGCGCAGGCCCCTTGCTCACCATCGTCATACCGAAAAGCGAAATCCGCATTCGACTTGGAACTGTGCAACTGCGTACGCTGGACAGCGCAGAAATGCCTCAGCTGGTAGCGATCGTTGAAGCGGCCGAAAAGAACGGGCTTCCACGAGTCGATTCGCCTATCGCTCTGGACGTGCGCTCTACGGGGAGTGTGCAGTACCGCGATATCGTGGCTTCGGCGGTACAGGACATGAGACAGGGTCGGTATCAGAAAGTCATCCTCTCCCGCGCTGTCGAAATTCCGTCCGGGGTGGATATGGTGGCCAGTTACTACGCCGGGCGCAAATCCAATACGCCGGTCCGATCATTCCTTTTGAAAGATGGCGAGTTCCAGGCCTATGGCTTTAGTCCTGAGATCGTCGTGACCGTTGATGCTGAGGGCAACGTAGCGACTCAGCCTTTGGCTGGAACCCGCGCATTGACAGGTGCGCCGGAGAAAGATCAGCAGTTGCGCAAAGAACTGGAATCGGATGTGAAGGAGATCGCGGAGCATGCGGTTTCGGTGAAGCTCGCCGTCCAGGAGATGCTGCAGGCATGCCAGGCCGAATCTGTCGTCGTGGACGAGTTCATGACCGTCCAGGAGCGCGGCAGCGTGCAGCATCTGGCGTCGCATGTGAAGGGCGTTCTAACCCCTGGCGCCAGCGCTTGGACTGCATTCGAGAAGCTGTTTCCCGCTGTCACGGCATCCGGTATCCCGAAGAGGGAAGCACTGGAAAGCATCAACAGGCATGAGGGCCGAGCGCGGGGGCTTTACAGTGGCTGCGTGCTGATCGCTGAGAGCGACGGTTCGCTGGATGCGGCCCTGGTGCTTCGTTCTGCGTATCGAGATGCAGGCCGTGCGTCGCTACAGGCCGGTGCGGGACTGGTGCCGCATTCGACGCCAGAGCGCGAGTGGGAGGAAACCTGCGAAAAGCTGACATCAGTCGGCCCCTACCTGATTTCCTCGAAGGAGCATTGA
- a CDS encoding thioesterase II family protein: MADLMPLCATSEPCAEDIHLVLCPFAGGSASAFRSWRDLRPCGWQVWLAVYPGRDQRMSEACAAGIAELADQVLMAIDAHQIAQQQLVVAGHSMGAQVAYEVCVRLEQRGAAPLGLVLSGCHAPHLHGRRLISHLEDRAFLEQLVAIGGNAQELLNEPDLWSVFMPMLRADFKATESYWHPQKLGERRRLQTPALLIYGSADQEAWRSEVEAWRCLLSDVDGPVAIAGEHFYVTRRPRAFMEHIRRRFEPHSAHLATCAFK, translated from the coding sequence ATGGCTGACCTGATGCCGTTGTGCGCAACAAGCGAACCCTGCGCAGAGGATATCCATCTCGTGCTGTGCCCCTTCGCGGGAGGGAGTGCGAGCGCGTTCCGCAGCTGGCGCGATCTGCGACCTTGTGGCTGGCAGGTCTGGTTGGCAGTCTATCCCGGACGCGATCAACGAATGAGCGAGGCCTGCGCGGCAGGTATTGCCGAACTGGCCGATCAGGTTCTGATGGCCATCGACGCACATCAGATCGCCCAACAGCAACTCGTGGTCGCCGGTCATAGCATGGGCGCCCAGGTGGCCTACGAGGTTTGCGTTCGGCTGGAACAGCGCGGCGCGGCGCCGCTCGGCCTGGTTCTGTCCGGTTGCCATGCGCCGCACCTGCATGGCCGGCGCCTCATCAGCCACCTTGAAGATCGCGCATTCCTTGAGCAATTGGTCGCCATTGGTGGAAACGCACAGGAACTGTTGAACGAGCCGGACTTGTGGTCTGTGTTCATGCCAATGCTGCGGGCGGATTTCAAGGCAACCGAAAGCTATTGGCATCCCCAGAAACTGGGGGAACGCCGACGACTGCAAACGCCGGCGTTGCTGATCTACGGCAGCGCAGACCAGGAGGCATGGCGATCGGAAGTCGAAGCATGGAGATGCTTGCTATCCGACGTCGATGGGCCGGTAGCCATCGCTGGCGAACACTTTTATGTCACTCGTCGCCCGAGAGCCTTTATGGAGCACATCAGACGGCGTTTTGAACCGCATTCCGCGCACTTAGCGACGTGCGCTTTCAAATAA
- a CDS encoding Gfo/Idh/MocA family oxidoreductase, which produces MIRFKSSKSRRVLVVGAKFGEVYLNAFLQSRPGLQLAGLLARGSRRSQQLVHDFGVPLYTHLEQLPEDIDIACVVVRSTVAQGEGSQLAAELLNRGIHVVQEHPLHPDDVERLQKLAEQRGLRYWVNSFYPHLPAGRCWIDRATHVMQLLGDEMPCAAHLTTSRQLLYSTLDLLLQACGIPDGSQVQVQTLEGADSHFVPVSLALPDGCRAVLRLQAFLDPSDPDMHSLVMHQASLMWPAGYLTLEASYGPVLWTGHFHDAQHDSQERTMYRYAPDEAVYARPTCEVLHDAPATWRDAFEVDGAVGVAGVLQNFCRVLDGERVPTGFDPAYQLALARLWLDVLRVVPPAAERRLSPPQVVTWDGAQTDHGSAGGTDG; this is translated from the coding sequence ATGATCCGGTTCAAATCCAGCAAGAGCCGGCGCGTATTGGTCGTCGGCGCGAAGTTCGGCGAGGTGTATCTCAATGCCTTCCTTCAGTCCCGGCCAGGCCTCCAGTTGGCAGGCCTGCTGGCCCGAGGCAGCCGAAGATCGCAGCAACTGGTGCACGACTTTGGCGTCCCGCTCTACACCCATCTGGAGCAGCTTCCCGAAGACATCGACATTGCCTGCGTGGTGGTTCGATCCACGGTAGCCCAGGGCGAAGGCAGTCAACTGGCTGCTGAACTGTTGAACCGTGGCATTCATGTGGTGCAGGAACACCCCTTGCATCCCGATGATGTCGAACGGCTCCAGAAACTCGCCGAACAGCGTGGGCTGCGGTACTGGGTCAACAGCTTCTATCCGCACCTGCCGGCGGGCCGTTGCTGGATAGACCGGGCAACCCATGTCATGCAGCTCCTTGGCGACGAGATGCCATGCGCGGCGCATCTGACGACCAGTCGCCAGTTGTTGTACTCCACGCTGGATCTGCTGCTGCAAGCCTGCGGTATCCCTGATGGCAGTCAAGTACAGGTTCAGACGCTGGAGGGCGCCGACTCGCACTTCGTGCCCGTGAGCCTGGCGCTGCCGGATGGATGCCGGGCGGTACTGCGCTTGCAAGCCTTTCTCGATCCGTCCGATCCCGACATGCACAGCCTGGTGATGCACCAGGCCAGTCTGATGTGGCCTGCGGGCTATCTCACGCTGGAAGCAAGCTACGGGCCGGTGCTGTGGACAGGTCATTTCCACGACGCGCAACACGACAGCCAGGAGCGCACGATGTATCGCTATGCCCCGGACGAGGCCGTCTATGCGCGTCCGACCTGCGAGGTGCTGCACGATGCGCCCGCCACCTGGCGGGATGCCTTTGAGGTCGATGGCGCCGTTGGCGTTGCCGGCGTTCTGCAGAACTTCTGCCGGGTTCTGGACGGCGAGCGCGTACCGACGGGATTCGATCCCGCATACCAGTTGGCTCTGGCGCGTCTTTGGCTCGACGTCCTGCGCGTTGTTCCGCCTGCAGCCGAGCGACGCCTGTCGCCACCCCAAGTCGTGACCTGGGACGGGGCGCAGACGGATCACGGAAGCGCAGGAGGCACGGATGGCTGA
- a CDS encoding alpha/beta fold hydrolase, with translation MAILGVTPSAALMTLFAVTLERWARWPNFTLNLTFFNRRPVHPQMSQLIGDFTSVLLVDFDLGDESRTLRKRIERTQRRLRQHLAHSQVNGVELLRELGRIRGQSHQPLMPVVFTSMLGMTLDGLDIDQAMTSLLGDPVHVFTQTPQVWLDHQVMEIGGELVFSWYCMDEVLAEGAAQAMFRDFHAILKAVASAPQRMQEPGIWKHPEGQGEPLPFARYAWFAAASQVDPREIEAVALRQQGVFQADAQHDGVGGNLLVKVVAKPRSYDPAGFTEPDLGVLPELAGLEPAEQSHFDAVWQALETRALHGIASTLANHGLFVQERQAVALDAIYRCLQVLPQFERIVRQWLRALTTVGWLSQDDGNFMCLRPLNDMPAPPAMPPSAWGDTLAHYLDRNVERHEQLLQGTCSALELFFVDDYAITRALYAENPAAQCVIRNVAHIMQRLGQSARPERRLRVMEVGAGTGATTGTVLEALGDHLETYHFTDVSTLFLDEARKRFAGHDELTYSIFDINQPIDYATYPAESHDLVVAAQVMHDASHVVRSLRRIGSLMKPGARLVLIEATHRDSLLQMASVGFIEGLGNYQDHRIIDDRAMLNLAQWCEALQGSGFSLELAWPETADSPIHQHVIVARLVRAAHVDCQAIRQSLVRHFGKTLPDVEVRQSEPQHMFAVDASAGARALAAAVPATSTQPVVDGAAISSNAREASDDALINSVAQVWQAFLGRPVSPESDFFHSGADSLIATRVIAQLNRMGVAGASLQALFAHRTLAAFCGTLEGIRSPDMKNVLVPLTQGHTHERVFVFHASDGGVASYMSFAEALDAQVWGLQAPEQIEVDSLQALASGYLHAMRTKLGREPHILVGWSYGAAVAAEVARMLHGRGKAVRLVLIDPVYGADFAVEDLSALMVMLAGEHQIVLPENWEALDESARIEAFVVGAVQAGVIAQAMPTENARQWLTRIFRLLNLLAEHHIGRSIPDPVLWIEADRHPAHWTTAVREWSAWKAHAQTLTVTATHWQLMADADIAIALAGDVQRWFSSTNSTESTK, from the coding sequence ATCTGGGCGATGAATCCCGCACCCTGCGCAAGCGCATCGAGCGAACCCAGCGGCGCTTGCGCCAGCACCTGGCACACAGCCAGGTGAATGGCGTCGAACTGCTGCGGGAGCTTGGCCGCATTCGTGGGCAATCGCATCAGCCGCTGATGCCGGTGGTATTCACCAGCATGCTGGGCATGACGCTGGATGGGCTAGACATCGATCAGGCCATGACCAGCCTGCTGGGCGACCCCGTGCATGTGTTCACGCAGACCCCACAGGTGTGGCTGGATCACCAGGTCATGGAGATCGGCGGTGAGCTGGTGTTCAGCTGGTATTGCATGGACGAGGTGTTGGCCGAAGGCGCCGCACAGGCCATGTTCAGGGATTTTCATGCCATATTGAAAGCGGTGGCGAGCGCTCCCCAGCGTATGCAAGAGCCCGGAATATGGAAACACCCCGAGGGGCAAGGTGAGCCTCTGCCTTTCGCGCGTTACGCGTGGTTCGCGGCCGCAAGCCAAGTCGATCCGAGAGAAATCGAGGCCGTCGCACTCCGGCAGCAGGGCGTCTTTCAGGCCGATGCCCAGCACGATGGCGTTGGCGGAAATCTGCTGGTCAAGGTGGTGGCGAAACCTCGCAGCTACGACCCGGCCGGTTTCACGGAGCCTGACCTGGGGGTTCTGCCGGAATTGGCTGGCCTGGAGCCAGCCGAGCAGAGCCACTTCGATGCGGTGTGGCAGGCGTTGGAAACCCGTGCGCTGCACGGCATTGCCAGCACCCTGGCGAACCATGGCCTGTTCGTGCAGGAACGCCAGGCGGTGGCACTGGATGCCATCTACCGATGCCTGCAAGTGCTGCCGCAGTTCGAGCGCATCGTGCGCCAATGGCTTCGGGCGCTGACGACGGTGGGCTGGCTGAGCCAGGACGATGGGAACTTCATGTGCCTGCGGCCCTTGAATGACATGCCGGCCCCGCCAGCCATGCCGCCCAGCGCCTGGGGCGACACGCTGGCTCACTACCTGGACCGCAACGTGGAGCGGCATGAGCAATTGCTGCAAGGCACTTGCTCGGCCCTGGAACTGTTCTTTGTCGATGACTACGCGATCACGCGAGCACTTTATGCGGAGAACCCGGCTGCGCAATGCGTGATTCGCAACGTGGCGCATATTATGCAGAGGCTGGGTCAGTCGGCCCGGCCGGAGCGCCGCCTGCGCGTCATGGAGGTTGGTGCCGGCACCGGAGCCACCACGGGCACCGTGCTGGAAGCACTTGGCGACCACCTGGAAACCTATCACTTCACCGATGTCTCGACGCTCTTCCTGGATGAAGCCCGCAAGCGATTCGCTGGGCACGACGAACTGACCTACAGCATTTTCGACATCAATCAGCCGATTGACTATGCGACGTACCCGGCCGAAAGCCACGACCTCGTGGTTGCCGCACAGGTCATGCACGACGCCAGCCACGTCGTACGGTCGCTGCGCCGTATCGGCAGCCTGATGAAGCCAGGCGCACGTCTGGTGCTGATCGAGGCCACTCACCGGGACAGCCTGTTGCAGATGGCCAGCGTGGGCTTCATCGAAGGGCTGGGCAACTACCAGGATCACCGGATCATCGACGACCGGGCCATGCTGAATCTGGCCCAGTGGTGCGAGGCGTTGCAAGGTAGCGGCTTCTCGCTCGAACTGGCCTGGCCGGAAACCGCGGACTCTCCCATCCATCAGCATGTGATCGTGGCCCGCCTGGTACGCGCCGCCCACGTCGATTGCCAGGCGATCAGGCAGTCGCTGGTGCGGCATTTTGGTAAGACGTTGCCGGATGTCGAAGTGCGACAAAGCGAGCCTCAGCACATGTTCGCCGTCGATGCCTCTGCAGGCGCGCGGGCCTTGGCCGCGGCCGTACCCGCGACGAGCACGCAGCCAGTGGTCGATGGCGCGGCCATATCGTCCAACGCCCGCGAAGCATCGGACGATGCGCTGATCAATAGCGTCGCGCAGGTATGGCAGGCCTTCCTCGGCAGGCCGGTCAGCCCGGAAAGTGACTTCTTCCATAGCGGCGCCGACAGCCTGATCGCTACGCGGGTCATTGCCCAGCTCAACCGCATGGGCGTTGCGGGCGCCAGCCTGCAGGCGCTGTTCGCCCATCGCACCTTGGCGGCGTTCTGCGGCACGCTCGAAGGAATCAGGAGCCCGGATATGAAAAATGTTCTCGTACCCTTGACGCAAGGGCATACGCACGAACGCGTGTTCGTCTTTCACGCTTCAGACGGCGGCGTGGCTTCGTACATGTCGTTTGCCGAAGCATTGGATGCCCAGGTGTGGGGCTTGCAGGCTCCGGAACAGATCGAAGTCGACAGCCTTCAGGCTCTGGCCTCTGGCTACCTGCACGCGATGAGGACGAAACTCGGCCGGGAGCCACACATCCTGGTGGGATGGTCCTACGGCGCCGCAGTCGCTGCCGAGGTCGCACGCATGCTGCATGGTCGCGGCAAGGCCGTTCGCCTGGTGTTGATAGACCCGGTGTACGGGGCTGACTTCGCGGTCGAGGATCTGTCCGCATTGATGGTGATGCTAGCCGGCGAACACCAGATCGTTCTGCCAGAAAACTGGGAAGCACTGGACGAATCGGCCCGCATCGAAGCGTTCGTTGTCGGTGCAGTTCAGGCGGGCGTCATCGCTCAGGCAATGCCCACGGAAAATGCGCGTCAGTGGCTGACGCGCATTTTCCGGCTGCTGAACCTGCTGGCGGAGCACCATATCGGGCGATCCATTCCGGATCCCGTCTTGTGGATCGAGGCAGACCGTCATCCCGCTCACTGGACGACGGCGGTGCGCGAATGGTCGGCTTGGAAGGCACACGCGCAGACCCTGACCGTGACGGCCACGCACTGGCAACTCATGGCTGATGCGGATATTGCCATTGCGCTGGCAGGCGATGTTCAGCGGTGGTTCTCCAGCACGAATTCCACGGAGTCTACGAAATGA